One part of the [Pantoea] beijingensis genome encodes these proteins:
- a CDS encoding DUF2501 domain-containing protein, whose product MKSTTQRLVLALSLSSVLMAGSAMAASWQDQLSSAASELTQKNADNATPAQGGLSLSSLTGLLNGGDKAVSSNTMTNAAGIMEYCVKNNVVKNGASSVKDQVLSKLGLNSGTEQAKQTDYQQGLMGLLNAGNGQQLDLKSLGNSPVAQKVKTKACDVVLKQGKSFLS is encoded by the coding sequence ATGAAAAGTACCACTCAGCGGTTAGTCCTGGCTCTGAGCCTTTCTTCAGTATTAATGGCAGGCAGCGCCATGGCAGCCAGCTGGCAGGATCAGTTAAGCAGCGCAGCATCCGAGCTGACGCAAAAAAATGCAGACAACGCGACACCAGCGCAGGGGGGATTGTCGCTCTCTTCGCTGACCGGGTTGCTGAACGGTGGCGATAAGGCGGTAAGCTCAAACACCATGACCAACGCCGCCGGTATTATGGAGTACTGCGTTAAAAATAATGTGGTGAAGAATGGCGCGTCATCGGTAAAAGATCAGGTGCTGAGCAAGCTGGGGCTTAATAGCGGCACGGAGCAAGCGAAGCAAACCGATTATCAACAGGGGCTGATGGGCCTGCTTAACGCAGGTAACGGTCAGCAATTGGATCTGAAAAGCCTCGGCAATTCTCCTGTTGCACAGAAAGTGAAAACCAAAGCCTGCGATGTGGTATTGAAGCAGGGTAAATCCTTCCTTTCATAA
- a CDS encoding McrC family protein produces MAEILSVIEHSSLKVVAERATAQHALGVHHTRLLEKLSPNLPAGTFSWGHQSVRFAQFCGVIQLDDLTLEVLPKIHGKEEQPESCREALVQMLHTARIMRMHKGAQAGINTQQYTLLDIFIQHFCHDLNMQILQGKLRNYIEQEENLSVMRGRLVIPQHIRHNQVHKERLFCRFDEFSEDILLNQILRFTLRLLMPWAGSGKTKKVLTELLMHFDGISDSLITLQSFNLLKSDRITQRFQPVIEQCRLFISAIKPDVLAGSTPLFSLLFDMNRLFEAWVADKLKPWAHQQGWHLRTQGPRKYLAMRDDDSRQFQLRPDIALVDDDNVPQLIADAKWKLLNKEDGKLGVSSSDMYQLYTYAGRYKAPRLRLFYPQQAGLLSHYNFTLQGMHTPMLTVRAVAVSNNQEWNEPL; encoded by the coding sequence GTGGCGGAAATATTATCGGTTATTGAACATAGCTCGCTGAAGGTTGTTGCTGAAAGAGCAACCGCCCAGCACGCACTTGGCGTTCATCATACCCGTTTGCTGGAAAAGTTGTCACCGAATCTTCCTGCCGGCACCTTTAGCTGGGGACATCAGTCGGTTCGCTTTGCGCAATTCTGTGGTGTAATTCAGTTAGACGACTTAACATTAGAGGTCCTGCCGAAAATCCATGGTAAAGAGGAACAGCCTGAATCGTGTCGTGAAGCATTGGTACAAATGCTGCACACCGCCCGAATTATGCGTATGCATAAAGGCGCGCAGGCAGGCATCAATACCCAGCAATACACCCTGCTGGATATTTTTATCCAGCACTTTTGCCATGATTTGAATATGCAGATCCTTCAGGGCAAGTTACGTAATTACATAGAACAGGAAGAAAATCTGTCAGTTATGCGTGGCCGCCTGGTTATCCCACAACATATCAGACACAATCAGGTACACAAAGAACGGCTTTTTTGCCGCTTCGACGAGTTTAGCGAAGATATACTGCTGAATCAGATACTCCGCTTTACCCTGCGTCTGCTAATGCCATGGGCAGGCTCCGGGAAAACCAAAAAGGTGTTAACCGAACTATTAATGCATTTTGACGGCATCAGTGATTCGCTCATCACTTTACAATCATTTAACTTACTTAAAAGCGATCGCATTACTCAGCGATTCCAGCCTGTTATTGAACAGTGTCGATTGTTTATTTCTGCAATTAAACCGGATGTGTTAGCGGGCAGTACACCACTATTCTCGCTGCTGTTTGATATGAATCGCCTATTTGAAGCGTGGGTGGCAGATAAGTTAAAACCTTGGGCCCACCAGCAAGGCTGGCATCTTCGTACACAGGGGCCACGAAAATATCTCGCAATGCGCGACGATGATTCCCGGCAATTTCAATTACGGCCAGATATTGCATTGGTTGATGACGACAATGTTCCACAATTGATTGCAGATGCCAAGTGGAAACTATTGAATAAAGAAGACGGTAAATTAGGCGTTTCCAGCAGCGACATGTATCAGCTTTATACCTATGCCGGTCGTTATAAGGCTCCTCGTTTGCGGTTATTTTATCCACAACAAGCGGGATTACTTTCCCATTACAATTTTACGTTACAGGGAATGCATACTCCGATGCTTACAGTCAGAGCGGTCGCCGTTAGTAATAACCAGGAATGGAACGAACCATTATAA
- a CDS encoding AAA family ATPase: protein MSRYTGEEQAEQILKAASEWRQRCLINSGSLFSNKNLWCSQYLAEIERDVIHSQRELEGNFITRLKEQIANISPEAKQLAAEILWLLFLCPCNISIRTKREQITAIWDLSGESLQDDHLMLQSQVLSGVGSAGTGFNTFRTREFTYLINVLKALLALPSFEREVHLNEGFSFAEWLSAIPENASRQFRHMLVFMLFPDKFERIFSNNDRRMIIRAFKPQHKENLSAVTMDRTLLEIRGEQEEKLNSKQLDFYVTPLSAIWQKREEPTEKPMATAPIDDVLTQPEIIEPLNLILFGPPGTGKTYALNQLKAKYVSEAQALTREQWLGEQLAEKSWHDVIFMALTDIGGKAKVAQIAAHEYVLSKAQGRSTALNSIIWATLQTHTPEESTTVKYARRVPPYLFDKTDDSFWITLPDAQEESAELVVLSKQLKQLQAASEAVSRYEFVTFHQAYSYEDFVEGIRPELDEESGELSYSPQDGVFRRICQRAEANPEHRYAIFIDEINRGNVAKIFGELITLIETDKRTNGDKGMRITLPYSREPFGVPENLDIYGTMNTADRSIALLDTALRRRFRFKELMPDSSKIAGSDDAGNIPDGDGNLINLRKLLDAMNHRIRFLLSRDLMLGHAYLCKVKKFEQLKAVFLDQLIPLLQEYFYEDWHKIQLVFGDINATGNLVDIPLISFKKYASKDVFGFTHDEFEDVIEYHVTAADEITPDSIRKIYED from the coding sequence ATGAGCCGCTATACCGGAGAAGAACAAGCAGAGCAGATCTTAAAAGCCGCCAGCGAATGGCGGCAACGTTGCCTGATTAATAGCGGTTCGCTTTTCAGCAACAAAAATCTCTGGTGCAGCCAGTATCTGGCAGAAATTGAGCGCGACGTAATCCATAGTCAACGCGAACTGGAGGGTAATTTTATTACTCGCCTTAAGGAGCAAATCGCTAATATTTCACCTGAGGCAAAACAACTTGCCGCTGAAATACTTTGGCTGCTTTTTCTTTGTCCCTGTAATATCAGCATCAGAACCAAACGTGAGCAGATAACCGCTATTTGGGATCTGTCTGGCGAGTCGTTACAAGACGATCATCTCATGCTGCAAAGCCAGGTACTTTCAGGGGTCGGCAGCGCAGGAACAGGCTTTAATACCTTCCGCACGCGTGAATTTACTTATCTTATTAACGTCTTAAAAGCGCTATTAGCGCTACCCTCATTTGAACGCGAAGTGCACCTGAATGAGGGATTCTCTTTCGCAGAATGGCTCAGCGCGATCCCTGAAAACGCAAGTCGCCAGTTCCGGCATATGCTAGTATTTATGCTGTTCCCCGATAAATTTGAACGCATCTTCAGCAATAACGATCGCCGTATGATTATCCGCGCCTTTAAACCACAGCATAAGGAAAATCTGTCAGCTGTGACGATGGATAGAACGCTGCTGGAGATCAGAGGTGAGCAGGAAGAAAAACTGAATAGTAAGCAGCTCGATTTCTACGTTACACCACTATCGGCAATCTGGCAAAAACGCGAAGAACCTACTGAGAAACCGATGGCAACCGCGCCCATTGATGACGTACTCACGCAGCCAGAAATCATCGAGCCTTTGAACTTAATTTTATTCGGTCCACCGGGAACAGGTAAAACTTATGCGCTAAACCAGCTAAAAGCGAAATATGTCAGTGAAGCGCAGGCGCTCACACGTGAGCAATGGCTGGGCGAACAGCTTGCAGAAAAATCATGGCATGACGTCATTTTCATGGCACTGACAGATATTGGCGGTAAAGCGAAAGTTGCTCAAATTGCCGCCCATGAATATGTGCTCAGCAAAGCTCAAGGGCGTAGTACCGCACTCAATTCAATAATTTGGGCTACTTTGCAAACCCACACGCCGGAAGAGTCCACTACGGTTAAATATGCTCGCCGGGTTCCACCTTATCTGTTTGATAAAACTGATGATAGTTTTTGGATTACGCTGCCTGATGCTCAAGAGGAATCAGCAGAGCTGGTTGTACTGAGCAAACAGTTGAAGCAGTTGCAAGCCGCATCAGAAGCGGTCAGCCGCTACGAATTTGTCACTTTCCATCAAGCATACAGTTACGAAGACTTCGTGGAAGGTATTCGCCCTGAGCTGGACGAAGAGAGCGGTGAATTAAGCTACTCGCCGCAGGATGGTGTATTCCGTCGCATCTGTCAGCGTGCCGAAGCCAATCCCGAGCATCGTTACGCTATCTTTATCGATGAAATTAACCGCGGCAACGTAGCGAAAATTTTTGGCGAATTGATCACGCTGATAGAAACGGATAAACGAACTAACGGCGACAAAGGTATGCGTATTACGCTGCCCTATTCTCGCGAGCCTTTTGGCGTACCTGAAAATCTGGATATTTACGGTACGATGAATACCGCCGACCGTTCAATTGCACTGCTGGATACCGCTTTACGCCGTCGCTTCCGTTTTAAGGAACTTATGCCGGACAGCAGCAAAATTGCTGGCTCAGATGATGCCGGGAATATCCCTGATGGGGATGGCAACCTGATTAACCTGCGCAAACTTCTGGATGCGATGAACCACCGTATCCGTTTTCTTCTGAGCCGCGATCTCATGCTCGGCCATGCTTATCTTTGTAAGGTTAAAAAATTTGAACAGCTAAAGGCTGTATTTCTGGATCAATTAATCCCGCTGTTACAGGAATATTTTTACGAAGACTGGCACAAAATCCAGCTGGTTTTCGGTGATATTAATGCCACTGGAAACTTAGTGGATATCCCACTGATCAGTTTCAAAAAATACGCTAGTAAAGATGTCTTCGGTTTCACGCACGATGAATTTGAAGACGTAATTGAATACCATGTTACGGCTGCGGATGAGATTACGCCCGATTCAATACGTAAAATCTACGAGGATTAA
- a CDS encoding DEAD/DEAH box helicase, whose product MTFTFHHNDEIISLNIAEEKQSLISRLFKRQQSVTLSGLAHDDRTLAFAIADLKALAEEFEEPLHMSHDAIVMSHRLAGRLDSETAQTLGLPSLVDLTLKTDIEGALGSDTFRLHHEWLRNGVRQLPSRRGSILKTSQGLRRLPLWMMEAVDVAENFTPGGGEASDWESLARFRQALDPGVQMGSEINAVRVSMTDFMQGLEVRIADRFSISTSANGADDFEIVPFSARNVEELENSGETVSEAIGELSDQRLRRFQQRVRTQGALSAYRVGEGNYLVIDRSARPILDVMVEKQKSPPEERRAFIENPRPAITDAVEQYLRQSGKLDGLDDVGEEEAIEAAAGPAFIETVEYSERVKGILHYQKGAASAPLTSEMDWLPEIIPDALTKIIDAMDAHALASVCQQMREAIDSSNENIEVASHSIKATEDTLRALEKRLANLKEMEETAEITEKEVDPEVSTAPFATVILDTKDNFEVLSWQPERKARTVFIDEQLPVGVKTALRLHQLESFRLQLSSWKSGMPGILNADEQGLGKTLQTIAFLRWLKENNTISTSSNKERGPILIVAPTSLLENWSAEVEQHTDEEGLGWLLRLYGSSLSQYKNLDAKGVETKDGNVLLNFKKLNKAINEGKGHRFWILTTYTTLTNYQHSFAKIHFSAVVFDEIQAIKNPDSLRAHAARAINADYRMGLTGTPIENTTADLWAVMDQLAPGALDTQRNFNRLYSEPDEQNMLQLYQHVFEPRNQLPPLAFRRLKENVAKELPAKIRFLHPRLMPEGQAIAYETARLKLSQGGAGAALKMLQHIRGVSVHPAMEMHGDNQRFIDASARLNACFEILRRIKSKGERALIFIEHRKMQFRFMELARQEFSLEKIDHINGDTPIKKRQEIVKKFQRHLAQDEGFDLLVLGPKAAGTGLTLTAATHVIHLSRWWNPAVEEQCNDRVHRIGQKYPVHIHMPMAIHAGYQEHSFDCLLQGLMSRKRNLARAALWPLGDSTGDLSQLQAALKKDKSESVGDVLDISIRMMFERDAETDGVKMEDGAYRIS is encoded by the coding sequence ATGACATTCACCTTTCATCATAATGACGAAATAATTTCCCTCAATATTGCGGAAGAGAAGCAGAGCTTAATTAGCCGACTGTTTAAACGGCAGCAATCTGTGACCCTATCCGGGCTGGCACACGACGATCGCACCTTAGCGTTCGCCATCGCCGATTTAAAAGCGCTGGCAGAAGAATTCGAAGAACCCTTGCACATGAGTCATGACGCCATTGTGATGAGCCACCGGTTAGCTGGCCGACTGGATTCTGAAACCGCGCAGACGCTGGGCTTACCTTCTCTCGTCGATTTGACATTGAAAACCGATATTGAAGGCGCACTCGGTAGCGATACCTTCCGTCTACATCATGAATGGCTACGTAACGGTGTTCGCCAGCTTCCATCTCGCAGGGGCTCTATATTGAAGACCTCACAAGGGTTACGTCGATTACCGTTATGGATGATGGAGGCCGTTGACGTTGCCGAAAACTTTACCCCCGGTGGTGGCGAAGCCTCCGACTGGGAATCGCTGGCGCGCTTTCGCCAGGCCCTTGATCCTGGCGTCCAGATGGGCAGTGAAATCAATGCCGTCCGTGTCTCAATGACCGACTTTATGCAAGGTTTAGAAGTCCGCATTGCCGATCGCTTCTCTATTTCTACCAGCGCAAATGGCGCTGACGATTTCGAAATCGTTCCTTTTTCTGCCAGGAACGTGGAGGAGCTGGAAAACAGCGGCGAAACTGTTAGCGAAGCTATCGGTGAGTTAAGTGATCAACGGTTACGTCGTTTCCAGCAGCGCGTCAGAACGCAAGGAGCGCTTTCCGCTTATCGAGTCGGCGAAGGTAATTATCTGGTCATTGATCGAAGCGCTCGCCCTATCCTTGATGTCATGGTGGAAAAGCAAAAGTCTCCACCTGAAGAACGACGCGCGTTTATTGAAAACCCACGACCAGCCATTACCGATGCGGTCGAACAGTATCTAAGACAATCGGGCAAGCTGGATGGGCTCGACGATGTAGGTGAAGAAGAAGCCATCGAAGCGGCAGCCGGACCTGCATTTATCGAAACCGTTGAATATTCCGAACGGGTCAAAGGTATTTTGCATTACCAAAAAGGTGCTGCTTCAGCACCTTTAACAAGCGAAATGGATTGGCTACCTGAAATTATTCCTGATGCGCTGACCAAAATTATCGATGCGATGGATGCCCATGCTTTAGCCAGCGTCTGCCAACAGATGCGTGAGGCCATTGATTCATCAAATGAAAATATTGAAGTGGCGTCTCACTCCATTAAAGCCACAGAAGACACGTTACGCGCACTTGAAAAACGGTTGGCCAATCTTAAAGAGATGGAAGAAACTGCGGAAATAACCGAAAAGGAAGTGGATCCTGAAGTGAGTACCGCACCATTCGCCACGGTTATTCTGGATACCAAAGACAATTTTGAAGTGCTATCCTGGCAGCCTGAACGTAAAGCACGCACAGTATTTATTGATGAGCAATTGCCCGTTGGCGTAAAAACTGCGTTACGGCTACATCAACTGGAGAGCTTTAGGCTACAACTTTCATCCTGGAAATCAGGTATGCCGGGTATTTTAAATGCGGATGAACAAGGCTTAGGTAAAACATTGCAAACCATCGCATTTTTGCGCTGGTTAAAAGAAAACAACACCATCAGCACCAGCAGTAACAAAGAACGTGGCCCAATATTGATCGTGGCTCCCACCTCACTACTGGAAAACTGGAGTGCAGAAGTAGAACAACATACTGATGAGGAGGGTCTCGGTTGGTTACTCCGCTTGTATGGTTCATCATTAAGTCAGTATAAAAATTTAGATGCAAAGGGTGTCGAAACCAAAGATGGCAATGTCTTATTAAATTTCAAAAAGTTAAATAAAGCCATCAACGAAGGTAAAGGCCATCGCTTCTGGATTTTAACCACCTATACGACACTCACTAATTACCAACACTCCTTCGCGAAGATCCATTTCTCCGCCGTGGTCTTTGATGAAATACAGGCGATCAAAAACCCCGATTCGCTACGAGCTCACGCGGCCCGTGCCATAAATGCTGACTATCGCATGGGCCTGACCGGCACGCCGATTGAAAATACTACTGCTGACTTATGGGCGGTCATGGATCAACTGGCACCCGGCGCGCTGGATACGCAGCGCAACTTCAATCGCCTTTACAGCGAACCTGATGAGCAGAATATGCTTCAGCTGTACCAGCATGTTTTTGAACCCCGCAATCAGCTACCACCATTAGCGTTCCGCCGCTTAAAAGAAAATGTGGCAAAAGAATTGCCAGCAAAAATACGTTTTCTTCATCCGCGCCTGATGCCTGAAGGGCAAGCCATTGCCTATGAAACGGCCCGACTCAAACTTTCACAAGGCGGCGCTGGCGCCGCGCTGAAAATGTTGCAACATATACGTGGCGTTTCTGTTCATCCAGCGATGGAGATGCACGGCGATAATCAGCGCTTTATTGATGCTTCTGCCCGCTTAAATGCATGCTTTGAAATTCTGCGGCGCATTAAATCAAAAGGCGAGCGAGCCCTTATTTTCATCGAACACCGTAAGATGCAATTCCGCTTTATGGAACTGGCTCGGCAGGAATTCAGCCTTGAAAAGATTGATCATATCAACGGCGATACACCCATTAAGAAACGACAAGAAATTGTAAAAAAATTCCAGCGCCACCTTGCGCAAGATGAGGGTTTTGATCTGTTAGTTCTCGGCCCGAAAGCCGCAGGAACAGGTCTGACGCTGACGGCTGCCACTCATGTTATTCATCTGTCTCGCTGGTGGAACCCAGCGGTTGAAGAGCAATGCAATGATCGCGTGCACCGTATTGGTCAAAAGTATCCCGTCCACATCCACATGCCGATGGCCATCCATGCCGGCTATCAGGAGCACTCTTTTGACTGCCTGCTGCAAGGATTAATGTCCCGTAAAAGAAACTTAGCACGGGCGGCACTCTGGCCATTGGGCGACAGCACGGGTGACCTCTCACAACTGCAAGCCGCTTTAAAAAAAGATAAATCTGAATCCGTAGGGGATGTTCTGGATATCAGCATCCGTATGATGTTTGAAAGGGATGCTGAAACGGATGGCGTAAAAATGGAAGATGGCGCGTATCGAATAAGTTAA
- a CDS encoding EH signature domain-containing protein — MKLSDVFLSPLSLFRPALPVSKSLSARIQAIHARWPDVVREIDERDREKILRKLLGYVESWQWDGINMSFICSGAPIVFDKAFRTQDEFAVLQEFYLRETVATDSSPFISAMISAYIRSYEPGASHTIKIKNGLDIASKHMGSKWRAVLKNVPELFDANQAHHAMARKMMTMDSPWKELKQLGITRPHDPGLMAHAHLAYITLLAPALNERSDIEKLFTWLKPDGKGRALMNGAAEAINALLSHWLQKQPDETLSRYLTETLVAFYDDPRLSRGGVWGSVDEACRNLIISWLTRENILFFLDVVSDVEDSHMWEPRRTFWLNLYHQGKIDSAWVAFSAEADIRARSIKRAMRDNATLTFGRQVATGRKNTSLLILKIGRCIVVEGSHNYKVHLFSGDNKKAPELFKLTYDCENIRSLPNPVAIPHYSGWQDKVREHIEYLS, encoded by the coding sequence ATGAAACTGAGCGATGTTTTTCTTAGTCCCCTCTCTCTATTCAGGCCTGCTCTACCGGTTTCAAAAAGCTTGTCTGCCAGGATCCAGGCGATTCACGCACGCTGGCCCGATGTCGTCAGAGAAATTGACGAGCGCGATCGTGAAAAAATATTACGTAAGCTGCTTGGTTATGTCGAAAGTTGGCAGTGGGACGGCATAAATATGTCCTTTATCTGCTCCGGTGCCCCAATTGTTTTTGATAAAGCGTTCAGAACTCAGGATGAATTTGCTGTACTGCAGGAGTTTTATCTGCGGGAAACCGTTGCTACAGATTCCTCACCTTTTATTTCCGCAATGATTTCAGCCTATATCCGCAGCTATGAACCGGGTGCATCGCACACAATCAAGATAAAAAATGGTCTTGATATCGCCAGCAAGCATATGGGTAGCAAATGGAGAGCGGTTCTCAAAAACGTGCCCGAACTTTTTGACGCTAACCAGGCACATCATGCCATGGCCCGGAAAATGATGACGATGGATTCGCCATGGAAAGAGCTCAAACAACTTGGTATCACACGCCCACACGATCCGGGCTTAATGGCTCATGCCCATCTGGCGTATATCACGTTGCTTGCGCCTGCCCTCAATGAAAGATCGGACATTGAAAAGCTGTTTACCTGGTTAAAACCTGATGGCAAAGGTCGTGCGTTGATGAATGGCGCCGCTGAAGCTATCAACGCGCTGTTATCACACTGGCTGCAAAAGCAACCCGACGAAACCCTTTCACGCTATCTGACCGAAACGCTGGTGGCCTTTTATGATGACCCGCGCCTGAGCCGCGGTGGTGTTTGGGGAAGCGTCGATGAAGCCTGCCGGAATTTGATCATTAGCTGGCTAACGCGCGAGAATATTCTTTTCTTTTTGGATGTGGTATCTGACGTTGAAGACAGCCATATGTGGGAACCCCGACGCACGTTTTGGCTCAATTTATACCATCAGGGTAAGATTGATTCTGCGTGGGTGGCTTTCAGCGCAGAAGCGGATATACGCGCCAGATCAATTAAAAGAGCGATGAGAGACAACGCTACCTTAACATTCGGGCGGCAAGTCGCAACTGGAAGAAAAAATACGTCGCTGCTTATTCTGAAAATTGGACGGTGCATTGTCGTTGAGGGCTCCCATAACTACAAAGTGCATCTTTTTAGCGGTGATAATAAAAAAGCACCTGAACTGTTTAAATTAACCTACGACTGCGAAAATATCCGCTCGTTACCAAATCCTGTTGCGATTCCACATTACAGCGGCTGGCAGGATAAAGTGCGCGAACACATTGAGTATCTGTCATGA
- a CDS encoding OmpA family protein, producing the protein MRGSTSRKHSHEEEEESVFVSMTDMTVSFLFIVMVLLAFFASRYNDKNTVPRDEYEQAVQTRDKTIDELRAEIALLKQVDPLEQYISQAAAARLNLLYQLRNNLKQSFPELPVDVIPEEGTLRFQGEGLFTSNSYTLGEDKRKIVEALAKTLDALLPCYTFSHHVGWDKSCNPSSAIIEAVQIEGHTDAKGEDVYNLNLSTNRAITTFTSMLTAAPDLVAHFNMRNQPVLSVAGYGKMRPVKPNDTPQNMAMNRRIDLRIIMHTPANTAEIEEIRKRLIEPLQKSTP; encoded by the coding sequence ATGAGAGGCAGCACCAGCCGCAAGCACTCACATGAAGAGGAAGAAGAGTCCGTCTTCGTATCGATGACGGATATGACGGTCAGTTTCCTTTTTATTGTCATGGTGCTGCTGGCTTTTTTTGCCAGTCGCTACAACGATAAAAACACCGTACCGCGTGATGAATATGAACAAGCTGTGCAAACACGCGATAAAACAATCGACGAGTTGCGCGCTGAGATTGCGTTATTAAAGCAAGTCGATCCGCTGGAACAATATATATCACAGGCGGCGGCTGCCCGACTCAATCTCCTTTATCAGTTACGCAATAACCTTAAGCAGTCATTTCCGGAATTACCTGTTGATGTCATTCCTGAAGAAGGGACGCTGCGTTTTCAGGGCGAAGGCCTTTTTACCAGTAATAGCTATACGTTAGGTGAAGACAAAAGAAAGATTGTTGAAGCGCTGGCAAAAACCCTCGACGCCCTGCTGCCCTGCTATACCTTCAGCCATCATGTAGGTTGGGATAAAAGCTGCAATCCTTCATCTGCCATTATTGAAGCGGTGCAGATTGAAGGACATACAGATGCTAAAGGGGAAGATGTATATAACCTGAACCTTTCAACTAATCGTGCCATAACAACATTCACCAGCATGCTCACCGCGGCCCCGGATTTGGTTGCACATTTCAATATGCGTAATCAGCCAGTCCTTTCAGTGGCAGGCTACGGCAAGATGCGCCCGGTTAAGCCTAATGATACACCGCAAAATATGGCAATGAATCGCCGTATCGATCTGCGCATCATTATGCATACTCCCGCTAATACTGCGGAAATTGAAGAGATTCGCAAACGGTTGATTGAACCACTGCAGAAGAGTACGCCATGA